Proteins from a genomic interval of Arvicola amphibius chromosome 10, mArvAmp1.2, whole genome shotgun sequence:
- the Gpr12 gene encoding G-protein coupled receptor 12, whose amino-acid sequence MNEDPKVNLSGLSRDCIDASAPENISAAVPSQGPVAESKPELAVNPWDIVLCSSGTLICCENAIVVLIIFHSPSLRAPMFLLIGSLALADLLAGLGLIINFIFAYLLQSEATKLVTIGLIVASFSASVCSLLAITVDRYLSLYYALTYHSERTVTFTYVMLVMLWGTSICLGLLPVMGWNCLRDESTCSVVRPLTKNNAAILSISFLFMFALMLQLYIQICKIVMRHAHQIALQHHFLATSHYVTTRKGVSTLALILGTFAACWMPFTLYSLIADYTYPSIYTYATLLPATYNSIINPVIYAFRNQEIQKALCLICCGCIPSTLSQRARSPSDV is encoded by the coding sequence ATGAACGAAGACCCGAAGGTCAATTTAAGCGGGCTGTCTCGGGATTGTATAGATGCCAGTGCTCCGGAGAACATCTCAGCCGCTGTCCCCTCCCAGGGCCCTGTGGCGGAGTCAAAACCTGAGCTCGCTGTCAACCCCTGGGACATTGTCTTGTGCAGCTCAGGAACCCTCATCTGCTGTGAGAATGCCATTGTGGTCCTTATCATCTTCCACAGCCCCAGCCTGCGAGCCCCCATGTTCTTGCTGATAGGCAGCCTGGCTCTGGCAGACttgctggctggcctgggactcatcatcaattttatttttgcataccTGCTTCAGTCAGAAGCCACCAAGCTGGTCACAATTGGACTCATTGTcgcctctttctctgcctctgtctgcagtTTGCTGGCTATCACTGTGGACCGCTACCTCTCGCTGTATTATGCCCTGACGTACCACTCTGAGAGGACCGTCACATTTACCTATGTCATGCTGGTTATGCTCTGGGGGACCTCCATCTGCCTGGGGCTGCTGCCCGTCATGGGCTGGAACTGCCTGAGGGACGAGTCCACCTGCAGCGTGGTCAGACCTCTCACTAAGAACAACGCTGCGatcctctccatctctttcctctTCATGTTTGCACTGATGCTTCAGCTCTACATCCAGATCTGTAAGATTGTGATGAGGCATGCCCACCAGATAGCCCTGCAGCACCACTTCCTGGCCACGTCGCACTACGTGACTACTCGGAAAGGGGTCTCAACCCTGGCTCTCATCCTGGGGACCTTTGCTGCCTGTTGGATGCCTTTCACACTCTACTCCTTGATCGCGGATTACACCTACCCCTCCATCTATACCTATGCCACCCTCCTGCCTGCCACCTACAATTCCATCATCAACCCTGTTATATACGCTTTCAGAAACCAAGAGATCCAGAAAGCCCTCTGCCTCATTTGCTGCGGATGCATCCCTTCCACGCTGTCCCAGAGAGCGCGGTCTCCTAGCGATGTGTAG